The window gagagaagtaaacagcttccacacagctgcctccagttcagctaataaactgtaggacttgctcctgattggaggagagcagcgtactcggcgtgtgggcagccgagttaggattggcagaggaggactataaaggaggagagcgacggcatgcaccaggaacatctatgaggaacatctagggggaacatctatctgaaggaacacccgtgcagcccccgagaaagccggccggcggtgtgccgctcccctgcggaagtggggaatgtggccagggggaactgcccttccacggaggtggaagggatagtagccaacccgggaagaaccagcagcaaacccgcggagggccgagcagacgaaagaacagcgcagggtcctgtgtcgttcccccatgaagacggggagcgacagaaagggACCAGGCCTGGAGGccgctgagccaaatgcccaccccgctGGTCAAGTTTGAGCAAGAGACCCTCAGGTTGTGTGGGCTGTTTTTAAAGCTTGGGGGAGACTCGCGGTCCtgctgggccaggagcagagAAGTCTCGGCACGGGGCACCATGGGAGCCCTCCTTGGCCTAGTAAGGCTGGGTCAGCTGCAGGGAGACAGTGTGTGTGACAGTCCCAGGgaggggacccccccccccccccccgctgcagGTGGAATGCTCTGGCTTTGTCTTGCTCTTGTACACTGATTTCCAGACCTTTCTGAGCATTTCTCGTCACCATGGCAACAGCACAGCCCACAGGGCTCAGTACAGAGGAAGACAGACGGTGGGTCCAAGGGGCGGAGGCCCCCGGAAGGCAGGCAGGGCAAGGTGGAGGCAGAGCCGCCTGTGGGCCGGCCAGGAGGCTGGCCACCTTGTGTGCCCCAACCTCAGCTCAAGAGGTGTCATTCCACCATTGCGCCGGTGGGGGCATCACCCGGCCTGCTGGGCTCCCTGGAAGGGAACAGCCCCACTGTGcccacctcccccagggccacctgGTGGGGGCTGGCAGTCCTGCGGGTGGACACAGGGTCAGCCTCCCGTGGGAAGTGCCCAGAGCAGTTTCACTTCCTGGGAAGCAGTTTGCAGGGCTGTTAGGGCCAGGGTCAGGGGAGTGtcccaggcagagccagggagaCAGGGGCCAGCAGTCTGGGGAGAGGTGGACACCTTGGTCTCAGCTCGTGCCCCTCCTGCCTCGCAGGTCACAGGACTTCTCAGTGGTTGTGCTGGGGTTGGGCAATGACCTCTGGGCCCCAAGGCTGGACGGTAACAGCAGCGGCCCCTTCATTGGGGTAGACAACTCCGTCCATCTCCCCGCAGTGAGTCCCTCGAATGCTCTTTGCTTTCAGTTCAAACTCATTCCGGTTTTGTTAAAAGTCCAAGTCACTATCGCCTGGTTTGGTGTTTGATTAAGGAGAACTTGTTCAGTAAGGTGGCCTATGACTAAACCCCGGGGTCACACGTGTGCAGTAAGGTGGCCTGTGACTAAACCCCGGGGTCACGCGTGTGCAGTAAGGTCCCATGTGATGAGCATTTACAACCAGGCACAGCATCGGTAAACCCCAGGCGTCCGCCTGCCAGGTCCTGTGTGCAGGCCCAGCTGCTGGGGGCAGCCCCTCCTGGTCTGAGGTTCGGACCCCGTGGCAGAGGTAGGTTTCCTCAGGGGGCCCCTTTGTCTGGCCTGGAACGTGTGACCTCACAATCACTTCACCGTGTGCAGGTCCACAGGCAGCGCCTGTGTCCATCTGCCCAGTGAGCCCAGGTGAGCGCTCCAGGCCCCTGGAAGTGCCAGGTGGGAATCAGAAATTAGCCTGAGGAGGACAAAGCAGCTAGATTTCACCCCACAAAGTCCCACCTGTGCCTGATAGCAGGGGAGTTCCAGCCTCCCCCAGTGACAGCTCCCAGGGGGATCTTCTGCCCAGCACCGCCCGGGGTGACCCAGCCTGGTGACGCTGGGCAAGGGACCTCGCAATCCCCCCAAGGCAGCCCTCCCAGCCTGCCAGCGCCGCAGTGAAACCTGGGGACTCAGGCTCAGCAAACCTGGGTCCagaagtggggaggagggaggaaggcggGCGCAACAGGACCCCGCCCCTGGAACCCCAGGGGCGTGAGACCAGACTGCACCGCCTGGGAGCGCCCCTGCTGTCCCTGTCTGAGTAACTGGCAGCTCTCAGGTCCCATCCGTTCTGACGGTCGCCCTGCCCACTACCCCCTTCCTCGCTGACTCCTGCTCTGTCTCGGTCTGAATTCGcccttgcgcgaagacaagagcCCACTCCATCATCCCCACTAACGGGCGAGTGCGGCCCGCGGACAAGGAGGCGGCGCTCaccgccggggcgggggcggggggtgtccTGGGAGCAGGGGGCGCTCCCGCACGGTTGTCACCTCCGGTCCTTGATGCCCCGCCCTCCCTTCCCCACAGACCCTGTTCCGACCAAAGGCACAGGGTCTCAGCCCCTGGCTCCGAAGGGGTCAACCCCATCCCGGACCCCGGACCCCGGTGCAGTTTCCGCCCTCCCAATCCCGCTCCCGGGGAGCTCCGGGGGTCAGAGGTCAACATCCGGAGTGGGCTGGAGAGGGGGGGACGCCACAGCAGGCGGACACCGGGAGGGCCCGTGTGCGCTCCGGCGCTGGCGAGGCCTGGGGGCTCAAGGGGTGGGGCACTGAGGCGCCTCCGTCgccaacacctggggctggggcctggcgTGGCCCGCGAGGCCTGGAAGCTCTGGGTGCGCGGCGCGGAGGACCCTGGCCCGGGTCCATCCTGCCCgtcaggccccgccccgcgctcccGGAGGCCCCGCCTCCCGGAGCCCCCGCCCACTTCCGGCCCCGCCACGCCCGCCACCGCCTCCGGCCCCGCCACGCCCTCCCCGGCTGGCCGCGGCCATGGTGGCGCTCAAGGGCGTCCCCGCGCTGCTGTCCCCCGAGCTGCTGTACGCCCTGGCGCGGATGGGGCACGGGGACGAGATCGGTGAGCGCGCACCGAAGCCACCGGCCCACGGGTCGGGAGAGAGCTGAGGGCCCCGCCAGTgtcctggggagggagaggcccggcccggcccccagccTGGGTGTCTGGCCAAGTCTGACCCTTGAGCCCCAGCAGCCAACGCTGGGGATcatccctggggggtggggaccaccctccccctcccccacctcccaggactctggggtgggggtggtggcaggTGGCCCAGTAGGGCTGACCACTGACAGCTGGGAGGGCCCAGGGTGTCTGAGGGTGAAGCAGGGTCCCCTTCTgacggggtgggggctgggctgggctgtgccaaCCCCGGCCGCCGTGCAGTACTTGCAGACGTGAACTTCCCCACTTCGTCGGTGTGCAAGAGTGGCCCGGTGGAGATCCGGGCGGATGGTGAGCGCCTCCGGTCCccacagctggggtggggagggcgggcagagtccggctgtgccctgggaggggctgaggaCTGAGGTGGGGAGGACGGGCTGGGTCCGGCCATGCGCTGGGAGGGGCTGAGGAATGAGGTGGGGAGGACAGACGGGCTGGGTCCGGCATGCGCTGGGAGGGGCTGAGGACTGAGGCAGCTCTGCCCCTAGGCCTGCGTGTCCCACAGCTCCTGGAGGCcgtgctgcagctgctgcccctgGACACCTATGTCCCCAGCCCGGTGAGGCCTGAGTGCCCTCAGTGTCCCCTCTGCGACCCCTTGGGACCATTTGCCAGGAGTGTGGGGAGGCCCTGAGTCCCCAGGGgagacccagccctgaccctgcccCCTGTCCCCACACAGGCTGCCGTCATGGAGCTGGAGCCCAGCGATATGGAGAGAGGCCTGCAGACCCCCGTGTGGCAGGACTATGAGTCCATCCTGTCCAGGGCCGGCTGCACAGTGAGCCTGCAACCCCACAGCCGGGAGGGCTGGGGACCCCCTGCGGCTCCTGGCAGCTCCAGGGGAGCAGGAGATGAGGGGGAATCCCCAAACTGCCCCCTGCGCGTGTGTACCCTCAGGAGATGTGGGCTTGGGCCCTATGGCCGCCACCACTCTGCCCTGGGATTCGCACCCCCCTCCCAGGAGcctggcccatgtgcctgggtcCATCCAGCCCCAGGTCCCCCATCCCACTGCTGGCCAAGATggaggcttgggggggggggctgtggtcACAGCCACACCTCTGCCTGGCTGGGGGACACGCCCATTCTCCAGAAGTGAGCAGAGGGCTTGCTGAGCGACCCCAGGCCAAGAGATGCCAGTGGCAGCAGGAGCCCTGTCCACCACAGCCCCCATGAGGGGGACATGAGGTGCACTCCACATCCACTCCCCGCCCAGTGCTTAGAGTCGGAGGCTGGGTCATTGGGGTGTCACAGTTGTCACAGAGGTGAAGCCCACAGGGCCACGCCTCCTGCTCTCTCTACCGGGGCCTGGGGCCGGCTGTGAGGGTTTCTGTGCCATTTTGCCTTCCAGAAAGCCCTGGCGAAGATAGAGAGATTTGAGTTCTATGAGCGAGCTAGGAAGGCTTTTGCTGTCGTGGCAACCGGGTGAGTTCTGACTGGTCCAGCCCAGGTCCTCaaggagccccccccccagggTTCACCCCCCACCAGGAGCCCGGACAGCTCACCGAGTGGGGGGAATGAGGGGTTTGGGTGGACAGGGTCCCTGTCAGCCTGAGGCGGCTGGTCCCTGGACCTGTGTCCTTGGAGGGGCTGAAAGTAGACGGGCTCTGGGCTGTCCCCAGGAGGGTGAGGCGGGGTCCCCAGTACCCAGCCAGCTGGTGCTCAGCACCCCTCATCTTGCAGGGAGACCGCCCTCTACGGAAACCTCATTCTCAAGAAGGGCGTGCTGGCCCTGGACTCGCTGTCCTAGGCCTGGAGACCCCCCCGGACCCGAAGAGGATCCAGGACACCCCAGCAGCACCTGGGCCCCAGCCAAGGCTCCCAGGGGCAGTGGGACGCGGGGGCCTGTGAGGGTGATGGCGACACgtggccctgggcagcagctCTTTCTCCCTCAGGCTCCCCAGAGCCaggggtgggcagcagggtctGGCCCGGACGTCTTGAAGGGGCTGTGTCGGTGCTGGTGAGGGGGTTGGGGCCACACTGGGCAGGGCCGGGGTGGTAGCAGCCATGGCTTGGgtgttggattcctgccactcaagtgggagacgtggatggcaTTCCCGtctcccggctgttgtgggcatttgggaagtggaccagcaagggaagacctctctctccctctctctccctctctctccctctctctccctctctctctctctctcctctctctctctctctctctctctctctctctctctcaaataaaatgacaataaataagtAAGATGTTGCATTTGGTGCAGAAGACGTGAAGCCTGTGTCTAGTTtctcctgtgaactttttggagatcaGCGTGTGcgtggatttcacattttttgaacCAGAATTAGTGTCATTTATTTCATGCCATTGTGGGCTTTCTGACGTGACCACACACTGGCAGGTGAGCACTCGGGCTCCCGAGCACACGCATGAGCCACCGCACTCATGCTGGGCATCTCCTGCCCCTCTGTCACCTGGGCTGCTGTGCACCCTCGCCCAGGGTCTCACCCTTGGAATCGCACTGGGGCAGTGTGACTGCATGGACGCCGCCCTCAGTGTGACTGTGTAGATGCCACCCTCAGTGTGACTGTGTAAATGCCACCCTCAGTGTGACTTCATGGACGCTGCCCTCAGTGTGACTGTGTAGATGCCACCCTCAGTGTGACTTCCTGGACACTGCCCTCAATGTGACTGCATGGATGCCACCCTTGGTGTGACCGCGTGGACACCGCCCTCAGTGTGACCACATGGACACCCACGTGGTTGAATTGTGCTGAGCTGAGTTCCAGCGTGCGAGCTGCCTTCTCTTGCCTGCCTGCCATGGCGCTGTGGCTCGTGGTTGTGGGCTCctgcaggcaaagctgctgtgaGCCCTCCCGTCCCAGCATGGCTGGGCTGTCGTCTCGGGTAGATGCTGAGAGGAGTGGCTGGGCAGGTGTAAATTTTAGCTCCCAAGCTGTTCTCCACGTGGCCGCACCAGGTCACTCCCACCAGCAGCAGCTTGGGGCCCACCTGGGTCATCACTGCCGTCTTCCCCCTTGGGTGACCCTGAGGTCAACTCACGCTGCCCAGGAGGAGCCGTCACCAAGATGACTGCCAGGCCAGAAGCCCCTGACCTCATGCACCTCCTGGGCCGTCGGAGCTCCAGGCTGgccgcaggcccctcccccaaagccctgccctcctgggcttggGGAGCCAGCGGGGACCCCTGCTGTCCCTGACTGTCACACACCAGGCTTTCAAACAAGCAGCAACTGGGTGCTGGTCTCCTAAGGTCAGCCTGGCTGTGGGTGTCAGCGATAGCCGCGGGAGTGACTTTGTCGCTGATGATTGACAGGGCCGAGCAGCTGTCCATGGGACCACatgcctgcctcctgcttcctttttcttttttaaaggcttatctatctatctatctatctatctatcatctatgtatTTATCtgttatttatctatctatttaaaggcagagagacagggagacatacacatacacacatatatacaaacatacactcacatacatacatatacatacatacacacacacaaatgcactcatacacatacacaaatacacacacatacatacatgcacacacacatatactcacacacatacacaaatacacacatacactcacacacatacacaaatacactcacacatgcacatacatacacaaatacacacacatatatacacatgcacatgcatactcacacacatacatactcacacacacacgcacacacagctcgcccatctgctcactcactccccacgtggctgagtctgggccaggcgaaggctgggagccaggagcgctCACGTGGGCGCAGgcgcccaggccctggggctgtcctccgctgccttctcaggtggaCCAGCCGGGAGCACAAGGGCCGcgcccctgcctcctccacaaGCGCTCAGCTTGTGCCGGTTTTCGCCGGCACCGCAGCTGTGAATGCTCACGCCGGAAGCTTCTGCACCAGCCGCGGGCTCTGGGGTCCAACTCGATGTCCAGTCTCCGCCAGCACAAGCCCCCCAAaccccagcgctggctgtggtcCCCTCAGTCACACCATCCCACAGGCCCCGGGCCCAGCTGTCCTCAACAGCACAGAAGCGTGGACCCAGCTGAGGTCACTCCTGCCCGCTGCCtgtgctgcagggctggggtgcgTGGGGTGGCTGCGTGTGTCCTTCGGGGATGCTGGGGACCCGGCAAGGTCCAGGCTCATGAGAGCAGTGCCCTCTCCAGGGTGCCTTTCCAGCAGGCCAGAGCTGGCTCCGCCCACAGGGTTCGGCACCAAGTGGTGCAGCAGCTGCTCCCAGGCTCACCTCAGTGGCTGGTGCCCCCGAGCCTGCTCAGCGTCTGAGACGGCTGCCTCAGCCCGCGGCGGCCACAGCGCAGGGTTGTCTGGCCTCCCAGACACAGCCAGAAAAGTGGGACACAAAgtcccctgtgcacctgcccagctGACCACCGCACACCcgggaaggggggtggggggtggggtgttcTGGGCTCTCCTGACAGagccagccaggcccagggcccagggattCATACCTACACAGCCTGAGCCTTTCTTTgctgatgtttatttttctacttggcgtaggagcaggggccagcagccCCCGCAGCGCGGCCTTGGGCCATGGAGGGGAGGGTGGTCAGGGCCCCGGGGAGCCTATGCCGGGTGGTGGATGTGGTCCCGGTCCTCCTCCGGGCCCTGGAGCACCTGGCGAGGTGGCAGCACGCAGGGCTGGGACCCTTCCTTGCCCGAGGCctccttggggtgggggtggtgctggTCGTCCAGGTCGGGCTCAGGACCCAGCTTCGGCACCCGGAAACGGCGCAGGATGTCCTGGGTGCCTGCCCAGGCGTTGGCACCTAGGGGCAGGCAGAGCGGGGCGCGGCCTCAGTCTCCCTCCTGAGATCTTCCTCCTAGGGGCACATCCACGGGGTGGGCTCCTCTGCCGTGGCCTGGCTCCCGCCTGGGGGACAGGGTGCCCACGTTACCTGGCAGCTCTTTCTCAGCAGCAGCCGCAAGCTTCGGCCTCGGCCCGGggagtggccacagcagctggccaCCCTTCTCTGGAGGGTCCAGAGCTCGGGCGCCCCAGGCCCTGTGACACAGCCGGCTCAGCGCCATGTGAGGGCAGAGGTGGACAGTGCCTCTGGGACATGAGGTGACCAGAAGCCTCTCCAGCCCACTGCCTGCCGGCTACCCCTGGGCCCAGGACAAGCCCTGGCCGGTGTCTGCACCACCCCCCGAGCCACTGGGGACAGGTGGGGGCCTGGCAGCCATGAGAAAGCAGAGACCACCCTGGAgactgggctgggggctgagcaGGGGGTGGCCGAGCCCCCAGACCCAGTGGCTCTGCTGTC of the Oryctolagus cuniculus chromosome 15, mOryCun1.1, whole genome shotgun sequence genome contains:
- the FUOM gene encoding fucose mutarotase, coding for MVALKGVPALLSPELLYALARMGHGDEIVLADVNFPTSSVCKSGPVEIRADGLRVPQLLEAVLQLLPLDTYVPSPAAVMELEPSDMERGLQTPVWQDYESILSRAGCTKALAKIERFEFYERARKAFAVVATGETALYGNLILKKGVLALDSLS
- the PRAP1 gene encoding proline-rich acidic protein 1, whose amino-acid sequence is MKRLLVATCLVSVLLCEAAVAPAPQVLVKTKSKQGVSEQDTEKAWGARALDPPEKGGQLLWPLPGPRPKLAAAAEKELPGANAWAGTQDILRRFRVPKLGPEPDLDDQHHPHPKEASGKEGSQPCVLPPRQVLQGPEEDRDHIHHPA